The following are encoded in a window of Citrobacter freundii genomic DNA:
- the phsA gene encoding thiosulfate reductase PhsA codes for MSISRRNFLRGVGIGCSACAIGTFPPGALARNAPESIKGKTSLTPSLCEMCSFRCPIQAQVINNKTVFIQGNPNAPQQGTRVCARGGSGVSLVNDPHRIVKPMKRTGPRGAGEWQVISWQQAYQEIAEKMSAIKAQYGPQGVVFSSKSGSLSGHLFHLATAFGSPNTFTHASTCPAGKSIAAKVMMGGDLSMDIANTRYMVSFGHNLYEGIEVADTHELMTAQERGAKMVSFDPRLSVFSSKADEWHAIRPGGDLPVLMAMCHVMIKENLYDAQFVERYTTGFAQLAEAVQETTPEWAQKLADVPAEVITRVTREMAASAPRAIVSPGHRATFSQEEIDMRRMIFTLNVLLGNIEREGGMYQKKAAATYNKLAGEKVAPVLAKPDVKLPKPTAQRIDLVAPQFKYIAAGGGVVQSIIDAVLKQTPYPVKGWIMSRHNPFQTVTCRPDLVKTVEQLDLVVSCDVYLSESAAYADYLLPECTYLERDEEVSDMSGLNPAYALRQQVVEPIGDARPSWQIWKELGEKLGLGQFYPWQDMQTRQLYQLNGDHALSAELRQKGYREWGVPLLFREPETVRQFVARYPGAVPADSDGTYGEQLRFKSPSGKIELYSAELESLLPGYGIPRARNFALKGENELYFIQGKVAVHTNGATQYVPLLSELMWDNAVWIHPTTAREKGIKSGDDIWLENATGKEKGKALVTAGIRPDTLFVYMGFGAKAGAKTAATTHGIHCGNLLPHVTSPVSGTVVHTAGVTLRRA; via the coding sequence TTCATCCAGGGGAACCCTAATGCGCCGCAGCAGGGTACCCGGGTCTGTGCCCGAGGGGGCAGCGGTGTGAGCCTGGTTAACGATCCGCACCGTATTGTTAAACCGATGAAGCGCACTGGCCCGCGTGGCGCTGGAGAATGGCAGGTCATTAGCTGGCAGCAAGCCTATCAAGAAATTGCCGAAAAGATGAGTGCCATAAAAGCGCAATATGGTCCTCAGGGCGTTGTCTTCTCTTCTAAATCCGGCTCGCTTTCCGGTCATTTATTTCACCTGGCGACGGCCTTCGGTTCGCCGAACACCTTTACCCATGCCTCGACATGTCCCGCCGGGAAATCCATTGCCGCTAAAGTGATGATGGGCGGCGATCTGTCCATGGACATCGCCAACACCCGTTATATGGTCTCTTTTGGCCATAACCTCTATGAAGGTATTGAGGTTGCCGACACGCACGAACTGATGACCGCGCAGGAGAGAGGCGCGAAGATGGTCAGCTTCGACCCTCGCTTGTCCGTATTTTCCAGTAAAGCGGATGAATGGCATGCCATCAGGCCTGGCGGCGACTTGCCGGTACTGATGGCAATGTGCCACGTCATGATTAAAGAAAACCTGTATGACGCGCAGTTTGTGGAGCGTTATACCACGGGGTTTGCACAGCTGGCAGAGGCCGTACAAGAGACAACGCCTGAATGGGCGCAAAAGCTGGCTGATGTTCCTGCTGAGGTTATTACCCGCGTAACCCGAGAAATGGCGGCCAGCGCGCCTCGTGCCATCGTCAGCCCAGGCCACCGCGCGACGTTTTCTCAGGAAGAGATTGACATGCGGCGGATGATCTTCACCCTCAACGTGCTGCTGGGCAATATCGAACGTGAAGGTGGCATGTACCAGAAAAAGGCGGCGGCAACCTACAACAAGCTGGCTGGCGAAAAGGTCGCGCCGGTGCTGGCAAAACCGGATGTGAAATTACCGAAGCCAACCGCGCAGCGCATTGATCTGGTGGCACCGCAGTTTAAATACATCGCCGCGGGTGGAGGGGTCGTGCAAAGCATTATTGATGCCGTGTTAAAGCAGACTCCTTACCCGGTGAAGGGATGGATCATGTCCCGACATAATCCTTTCCAGACCGTGACCTGCCGACCCGATCTGGTCAAAACCGTGGAACAACTGGATCTGGTGGTCAGCTGCGACGTCTATTTAAGTGAAAGCGCGGCCTATGCTGACTATCTGTTACCGGAATGCACCTATCTTGAGCGTGATGAAGAAGTCTCTGATATGTCAGGGCTGAATCCAGCTTATGCATTACGCCAACAGGTAGTTGAGCCCATTGGCGATGCTCGTCCGAGCTGGCAAATCTGGAAAGAGCTGGGTGAAAAGTTGGGGCTCGGGCAATTTTACCCGTGGCAGGATATGCAGACGCGCCAGCTGTACCAGCTCAATGGCGATCACGCTTTATCCGCAGAACTGCGTCAGAAGGGATACCGGGAGTGGGGCGTACCGCTGTTATTTCGTGAACCTGAGACCGTGCGCCAGTTTGTCGCGCGCTATCCTGGTGCAGTGCCCGCGGACAGCGATGGTACCTACGGGGAGCAACTGCGATTCAAATCCCCGTCAGGCAAAATCGAGCTTTATTCCGCAGAGCTGGAATCGTTACTTCCCGGCTACGGTATTCCACGCGCCCGCAATTTTGCCCTGAAGGGTGAAAATGAACTCTATTTCATCCAGGGCAAGGTAGCGGTTCACACCAACGGAGCGACGCAATATGTGCCTTTACTCAGTGAACTGATGTGGGACAACGCGGTGTGGATCCACCCGACGACCGCACGTGAAAAAGGGATTAAAAGCGGTGACGACATCTGGTTGGAAAACGCCACCGGCAAAGAAAAAGGTAAGGCGCTGGTCACGGCCGGTATTCGACCCGATACGCTGTTTGTTTATATGGGGTTTGGCGCCAAGGCCGGGGCTAAAACGGCGGCAACAACGCACGGTATTCACTGCGGTAATTTACTTCCGCACGTGACCAGTCCGGTTTCCGGAACGGTGGTACACACCGCTGGCGTGACGCTGCGTCGGGCATGA